In Pseudochaenichthys georgianus chromosome 6, fPseGeo1.2, whole genome shotgun sequence, a single window of DNA contains:
- the lrrc10 gene encoding leucine-rich repeat-containing protein 10 produces MGNAMRGVVAFIPSERCQRFLVGDLKEMPLDRTLDLSSRQLRRLPVAACVFGELVKLYLSDNNLSSLPADLQGLKKLQLLALDFNCFEELPAAVCRLPQLSILYLGNNRLYGLPRELRELTELNTLWLETNCFTVFPQVICELPNLKTLHLGYNQIQSLPRELGVLEELRSVWIAGNQLAAFPPVLLEMHFLAVIDVDRNQIRYFPCLSHMLGLKLVIYDHNPCVNAPVVGEGCRRVGRWADSSDDEQEDDGSKAAGDTTIEVTEVHPEEEHNF; encoded by the coding sequence ATGGGTAATGCCATGCGGGGCGTAGTTGCGTTCATTCCCTCAGAGCGCTGTCAACGCTTCCTGGTGGGGGACCTGAAAGAGATGCCACTTGATCGGACCCTGGACCTCAGCAGCCGGCAGTTGCGTCGGCTACCTGTTGCTGCCTGTGTTTTCGGTGAGCTGGTAAAGCTCTACCTGAGTGACAACAACCTCAGCAGTTTACCAGCTGATCTGCAGGGCCTGAAGAAGCTGCAGCTCCTTGCCCTCGACTTTAACTGCTTTGAAGAGCTCCCTGCAGCTGTTTGCAGACTGCCTCAGTTGAGCATCCTTTACCTGGGCAACAACAGGCTCTACGGTCTCCCCAGAGAACTAAGAGAGCTCACAGAGCTTAATACTCTGTGGCTGGAGACTAATTGCTTCACTGTTTTCCCTCAGGTGATTTGTGAGCTCCCTAATCTCAAGACCCTGCACCTTGGTTATAACCAGATACAGAGTTTACCAAGAGAGCTTGGAGTGCTGGAAGAGCTGAGAAGTGTCTGGATTGCTGGGAACCAGCTGGCAGCGTTCCCACCAGTGTTGCTGGAAATGCACTTTCTAGCCGTCATTGATGTTGATCGGAACCAAATACGCTACTTCCCCTGCCTGTCTCACATGCTGGGGTTGAAACTTGTCATCTATGACCACAACCCCTGCGTTAACGCCCCGGTGGTGGGTGAGGGATGCAGGAGAGTCGGGCGCTGGGCAGACAGCTCAGATGATGAGCAGGAAGATGATGGGTCAAAAGCAGCGGGTGACACTACAATAGAGGTCACAGAGGTACACCCTGAGGAGGAGCACAACTTTTAG